The following are encoded in a window of Kitasatospora sp. NBC_01250 genomic DNA:
- a CDS encoding alkaline phosphatase family protein, producing the protein MGRLTTRRMWRALCGVFALLGALLTVTVAAPAGAATGSANLIVNGDAEAGYCTTDWTAATTMPGWTVLSGSPDVICYSAGSFAHPSSPAPGTAFFAPGNQGDGAMAQTVDVSGAAGAIDGGSVGYNLSGWLGGWTSYAGYAQVSLQFQNGAGQQLGSTATLPTVSAADRGNATSFLARSSTGTVPAGTRSIRVEVQFLQSSGESGYLDNLSLTLNTPVPAATLAPPVSKVPGYDHVFTVMMENTDYAEVMGDPADTPFIHSLMAQGASMADYHAVYHPSDENYLAVAGGDTYTTGATYYPNINDPKSNLGDTIEAAGKTWKAYEQGMGTPCNTTTQYDAKYEPDDAPFFNYTDISGNASRCAAHLVDTSQLTTDLKSTATTPNFSWLAADDYYDGEASGNGNATSLQTQDGWLKQTLTPILSSPAWTTQKSLLILTWDEDSSQPDNQVAAIVDGSQGTVPAGTTSTSRYDHYSTARTIEAALGLPGITANDTYATPLNDAFVPGSAPAPTSTLSTTTPSVANGSSVTFQYATPSGTTSSTNWIGIYPVGVTPGQKSSLTWQYAPNSSGSLTFATSSLSGPGSYAVWYLYNNGYTALAGPVTLTVT; encoded by the coding sequence ATGGGACGACTGACGACAAGACGGATGTGGCGGGCGCTCTGCGGCGTGTTCGCCCTGCTGGGCGCGCTGCTCACGGTGACGGTGGCCGCGCCCGCGGGCGCGGCCACCGGCAGCGCGAACCTGATCGTGAACGGCGACGCCGAGGCCGGCTACTGCACCACCGACTGGACCGCGGCCACCACCATGCCCGGCTGGACGGTGCTCTCCGGCAGCCCGGACGTGATCTGCTACTCGGCCGGCAGCTTCGCCCACCCGAGCAGCCCGGCCCCCGGCACCGCCTTCTTCGCCCCCGGCAATCAGGGCGACGGCGCGATGGCGCAGACCGTCGACGTCTCCGGCGCCGCCGGCGCGATCGACGGCGGCTCGGTCGGCTACAACCTCTCGGGCTGGCTGGGTGGTTGGACCAGCTACGCGGGCTACGCCCAGGTCTCGCTGCAGTTCCAGAACGGCGCCGGCCAGCAGCTCGGCAGCACCGCCACCCTGCCCACCGTCTCCGCGGCCGACCGCGGCAACGCCACCTCGTTCCTGGCCCGCAGCAGCACCGGCACCGTCCCGGCCGGCACCCGCTCGATCCGGGTCGAGGTGCAGTTCCTGCAGAGCTCGGGGGAGTCCGGCTACCTGGACAACCTCTCGCTGACCCTGAACACCCCGGTCCCGGCCGCCACCCTGGCGCCGCCGGTCTCCAAGGTCCCCGGCTACGACCACGTCTTCACGGTCATGATGGAGAACACCGACTACGCCGAGGTGATGGGCGACCCGGCGGACACCCCGTTCATCCACAGCCTGATGGCCCAGGGCGCCTCGATGGCCGACTACCACGCCGTCTACCACCCCAGCGACGAGAACTACCTGGCCGTCGCGGGCGGCGACACCTACACCACCGGCGCCACCTACTACCCCAACATCAACGACCCGAAGAGCAACCTGGGTGACACCATCGAGGCCGCCGGCAAGACCTGGAAGGCCTACGAGCAGGGCATGGGTACCCCCTGCAACACCACCACCCAGTACGACGCGAAGTACGAGCCGGACGACGCACCGTTCTTCAACTACACCGACATCAGCGGCAACGCGAGCCGCTGCGCCGCCCACCTGGTCGACACCAGCCAGCTGACCACCGACCTGAAGAGCACGGCCACCACCCCGAACTTCTCCTGGCTCGCCGCCGACGACTACTACGACGGCGAGGCCTCCGGCAACGGCAACGCCACCAGCCTGCAGACCCAGGACGGCTGGCTGAAGCAGACGCTGACCCCGATCCTCTCCTCCCCGGCCTGGACCACGCAGAAGTCGCTGCTGATCCTGACCTGGGACGAGGACAGCAGCCAGCCCGACAACCAGGTGGCCGCGATCGTCGACGGCTCCCAGGGCACGGTGCCGGCCGGCACCACCAGCACCAGCCGCTACGACCACTACAGCACCGCCCGCACCATCGAGGCGGCGCTCGGCCTGCCCGGCATCACCGCCAACGACACCTACGCGACGCCGCTCAACGACGCCTTCGTCCCCGGCTCGGCCCCGGCGCCGACCAGCACCCTGAGCACCACCACCCCGAGCGTGGCCAACGGATCGAGCGTCACCTTCCAGTACGCGACGCCGTCGGGCACCACCAGCTCGACCAACTGGATCGGCATCTACCCGGTGGGCGTCACCCCGGGCCAGAAGTCCTCGCTGACCTGGCAGTACGCCCCGAACAGCAGCGGCAGCCTGACCTTCGCCACCAGCAGCCTGTCCGGCCCCGGCAGCTACGCCGTCTGGTACCTCTACAACAACGGGTACACGGCACTGGCCGGCCCGGTCACCCTGACCGTGACCTGA